A region of Streptomyces halobius DNA encodes the following proteins:
- a CDS encoding copper homeostasis protein CutC has product MSKRALLEVIALGPEDAVAAQAGGADRLELVTDMEADGLTPSRATFAAIRAAVDIPLRVMLRAADGFASGDVAALCADAAALRAEGADEFVLGFLTPDGRPDLDAVRALAEVIDGCRWTFHRAIDRAADRDALRKELAGLTEPMGRLPADAAGPDTILTAGSPSGVDEGLRTLLAEQARTAAGEPGYGPRILVGGGLGLGHLPMLRAAGIDAFHIGGAARPAGWAAPVDAAAVREWREALDGVVSV; this is encoded by the coding sequence ATGAGCAAGCGCGCACTCCTGGAGGTGATCGCGCTCGGCCCGGAGGACGCGGTCGCCGCCCAGGCCGGCGGAGCCGACCGCCTGGAGCTGGTCACCGATATGGAGGCCGACGGGCTCACGCCGTCGCGGGCCACCTTCGCGGCGATCCGGGCGGCCGTCGACATCCCGCTGCGGGTGATGCTGCGCGCCGCCGACGGCTTCGCGTCCGGCGATGTCGCGGCGCTGTGCGCGGACGCCGCGGCGCTGCGGGCGGAGGGCGCGGACGAGTTCGTGCTCGGCTTCCTGACCCCGGACGGACGGCCGGATCTCGACGCCGTACGCGCGCTGGCCGAGGTGATCGACGGCTGCCGCTGGACCTTCCACCGGGCCATTGACCGGGCCGCCGACCGGGACGCGTTGCGCAAGGAACTGGCCGGGCTGACGGAGCCGATGGGCAGGCTTCCCGCGGATGCGGCCGGTCCGGACACGATCCTGACCGCAGGCTCTCCCAGCGGCGTGGACGAGGGGCTGCGGACGCTGCTGGCCGAGCAGGCCCGTACGGCGGCGGGTGAGCCCGGCTACGGGCCCCGCATCCTGGTCGGCGGCGGACTCGGGCTCGGCCATCTGCCGATGCTCCGCGCGGCCGGTATCGACGCGTTCCACATCGGGGGCGCGGCACGCCCCGCCGGGTGGGCTGCCCCGGTGGACGCTGCGGCGGTACGGGAGTGGCGGGAGGCGCTGGATGGGGTGGTGTCGGTGTAG